From a single Halanaerobiaceae bacterium ANBcell28 genomic region:
- a CDS encoding ribonucleoside triphosphate reductase, translating into MVKRITKRDGREVLFDEEKIKNAVLKATKSVGRESQNIANEITQSILSYLDIFFKEDGMPSVEQIQDLVEKILIEKGYSDIAKSYILYREQHAKLRDTKRLFDDALNVISSYLDRSNWKVNENSNMGFSLQGLNNHIASEVTSQYWLQEIYPKEIRDLHINGDLHIHDLSNLSVYCCGWDLHDLLLTGFGGVPTKVESKPPKHFRTALGQIVNFFYTLQGEAAGAQAFANFDTYLAPFIYYDNLSYKEVKQAIQEFIYNMNVPTRVGFQTPFTNITMDLTPSPAIADQPAIVAGEPMKKTLGEFQSEMDMLNKAFAEVMMEGDAKGRVFSFPIPTYNITSDFDWSNPVYEPIWEMTAKYGIPYFSNFINSDMSPEDARSMCCRLRLDNRELRKRGGGLFGANPMTGSIGVVTINLPRIGYLADNKDDFKQRIADLMEYAKDSLELKRKVLERFTDTGLYPYSKFYLRDIKGRFDNYWQNHFNTIGINGMNEALINFMDNDIGSNAGLSFAIEVMDFMRDKMRQFQEETGNMYNLEATPAEGTSFRFAKLDKEKFSEKIISANEDRVKCEGASPYYTNSTHLPVSYTDDIFTALEMQDELQSRYTGGTVLHGFIGERLPSKQSTKILVKRIAENFKLPYYTITPSFSICPIHGYLSGEHEYCPKCDAESAYLDK; encoded by the coding sequence GTGTAGAGCAAATACAGGATCTTGTAGAAAAAATACTAATTGAAAAAGGATATTCAGATATAGCAAAATCATATATTCTTTATCGTGAACAACATGCAAAACTAAGGGATACTAAAAGATTATTTGATGATGCATTAAATGTAATAAGTTCATATTTAGATAGAAGTAATTGGAAAGTTAACGAAAATAGTAATATGGGTTTTTCTTTACAAGGCTTAAATAATCATATAGCTTCAGAAGTAACAAGTCAATATTGGTTACAAGAAATATATCCTAAAGAAATTAGAGATTTGCATATTAATGGTGATCTGCATATTCATGATCTTAGCAATTTATCAGTATATTGTTGTGGCTGGGATTTACATGATTTATTGTTAACTGGATTTGGAGGGGTACCTACTAAAGTAGAAAGTAAACCACCTAAACATTTTAGAACTGCTTTAGGGCAAATCGTTAATTTTTTCTATACTTTACAAGGTGAAGCTGCAGGAGCACAAGCATTTGCTAATTTTGATACCTATCTAGCTCCCTTTATATATTACGATAACTTATCATATAAAGAAGTAAAACAAGCAATACAGGAATTTATATATAACATGAATGTTCCAACAAGAGTCGGTTTTCAAACTCCCTTTACAAATATAACTATGGACCTTACTCCATCACCAGCAATTGCAGATCAACCTGCTATTGTTGCCGGTGAACCTATGAAAAAAACTTTAGGTGAGTTTCAAAGTGAAATGGACATGTTAAACAAAGCTTTTGCTGAAGTAATGATGGAAGGCGATGCAAAAGGACGAGTCTTCTCTTTTCCTATTCCTACTTATAATATAACTAGTGATTTTGACTGGTCTAATCCAGTATATGAGCCAATATGGGAAATGACAGCCAAATATGGGATACCTTACTTTTCAAATTTTATAAATTCTGACATGAGTCCTGAAGATGCCAGGAGTATGTGTTGTCGGTTAAGACTAGATAATAGAGAGTTAAGAAAACGTGGTGGGGGATTATTTGGAGCTAATCCGATGACAGGTAGTATAGGAGTGGTAACTATAAATCTACCACGTATAGGTTATTTAGCCGATAATAAAGATGACTTTAAACAACGAATAGCTGACCTAATGGAATACGCTAAAGATAGTTTAGAGCTTAAAAGAAAGGTTTTAGAAAGATTTACTGATACTGGTCTTTATCCATATTCCAAGTTTTATCTTCGTGATATAAAAGGTAGATTTGATAACTACTGGCAAAATCATTTTAATACAATTGGGATTAATGGTATGAATGAAGCTCTCATTAATTTTATGGATAATGATATCGGAAGTAATGCAGGCTTATCTTTTGCTATAGAAGTTATGGACTTTATGAGAGATAAAATGAGACAATTTCAAGAGGAAACCGGAAATATGTATAATCTAGAAGCAACTCCTGCTGAAGGTACTTCATTTAGATTTGCTAAACTAGATAAAGAAAAATTTTCTGAAAAAATTATTTCTGCTAATGAAGATCGTGTGAAATGCGAAGGTGCTTCTCCATATTACACAAATTCAACACATTTACCAGTTTCATATACAGACGATATATTCACAGCTTTAGAAATGCAGGATGAATTACAATCTAGATATACTGGTGGTACTGTTTTACATGGATTTATAGGTGAACGATTACCATCAAAACAAAGCACAAAAATCTTAGTAAAAAGAATTGCAGAGAATTTCAAACTACCGTATTATACAATTACACCTTCATTTAGCATTTGTCCAATACATGGTTATTTATCCGGGGAACATGAATATTGTCCAAAATGCGATGCTGAAAGTGCTTATTTAGATAAGTAG
- a CDS encoding anaerobic ribonucleoside-triphosphate reductase activating protein, which yields MKITGFQKTSLIDYPGHIVSIIFTQGCNFSCPFCHNPELINNYNSKDEYFPMEYIYSFLSKRKGLIDGISITGGEPSLQENLYQFIQTVKSMDLKVKLDTNGSKPAIIKELITDKLIDYIAMDIKGPLKKYKNIINREVNTDYILESITAIKKSSLDYEFRTTVVPGIHNTNDFQEIASLLNGSKKYFIQNFKSGNTLDPNLMNKNEFPHSKLKEFKNLVQGSIKYVKIRN from the coding sequence ATGAAAATTACAGGTTTTCAAAAAACAAGTTTAATAGATTACCCAGGTCATATAGTTAGTATAATCTTTACTCAAGGATGTAACTTTAGCTGTCCTTTTTGTCACAACCCAGAATTAATCAATAACTATAATTCTAAGGATGAATATTTTCCTATGGAATATATTTATTCATTTTTAAGTAAACGAAAAGGACTTATTGACGGTATTAGTATTACTGGTGGAGAACCAAGTCTTCAAGAAAATCTTTATCAATTCATACAAACAGTTAAAAGTATGGATTTAAAAGTTAAATTAGATACAAACGGTAGTAAGCCGGCTATAATTAAAGAACTTATTACAGATAAACTGATTGATTATATAGCTATGGATATTAAAGGTCCATTAAAAAAGTATAAGAATATTATTAATCGGGAAGTAAATACTGATTATATTTTAGAATCTATTACTGCAATAAAAAAATCATCATTAGACTATGAATTTAGGACAACAGTTGTACCTGGCATTCATAATACTAATGACTTTCAAGAAATAGCTTCACTTCTAAATGGAAGTAAAAAATATTTTATACAAAACTTTAAATCAGGAAATACATTAGATCCAAATTTAATGAATAAAAATGAATTTCCTCATTCTAAATTAAAAGAATTTAAAAATTTAGTTCAAGGTTCGATTAAATATGTGAAAATAAGAAATTAA
- the nrdD gene encoding anaerobic ribonucleoside-triphosphate reductase, whose translation MPRQKCEIYSRVVGFLTPVSQWNRGKKEEFKDRKTYDQVLKTEKVQDKALIG comes from the coding sequence ATGCCAAGACAAAAATGTGAAATTTACTCAAGAGTTGTAGGATTTTTAACCCCAGTGTCCCAATGGAATCGAGGAAAAAAGGAAGAGTTTAAAGATCGTAAAACATATGATCAAGTACTTAAAACAGAAAAAGTTCAAGATAAAGCCTTAATCGGATAA
- a CDS encoding peptidoglycan DD-metalloendopeptidase family protein codes for MHKYKAIIIIIFLLLLTISTNAIPLQNGDRGEDVFKIQEYLNQMGYDITIDGIFGYETENIIKDFQSNKGLTVDGIVGKKTVEAIKESIKNIKYIIQEGDSLSYIAFKYDTTVEVIKEINNLNSDFIRIGQEIKIPKTGIGGGDNKLISSTIYHTVQRGDALSLIAKRYGVDIETIKLANNLRNDIIRIGQDLVIPHEERNINQPFQLQRGSFIWPVLGRISSPFGYRNHPINNTRQFHNGLDIAVPLGTEIRAAAAGKVAQSGFFGGYGKTIIIDHGNNVRTLYAHNSRLLVSAGDTVSTGQVIALAGSTGVSTGSHLHFTIYDSDDPVNPIPYLP; via the coding sequence ATGCATAAATACAAAGCAATTATAATTATAATATTTTTACTATTATTAACAATTTCTACAAATGCAATACCATTACAAAATGGAGATCGAGGAGAAGATGTATTTAAAATTCAAGAATACTTAAATCAAATGGGATATGATATAACAATTGACGGGATCTTTGGATATGAGACTGAGAATATTATTAAAGACTTTCAGTCAAACAAGGGATTAACAGTTGATGGTATTGTTGGTAAAAAAACAGTTGAGGCTATTAAAGAATCTATTAAAAATATTAAATATATCATTCAAGAAGGAGATTCATTGTCTTATATAGCATTTAAATATGATACTACTGTGGAAGTAATTAAAGAAATTAATAATCTTAATTCAGATTTTATTAGAATAGGGCAAGAAATAAAAATACCTAAAACAGGTATTGGTGGAGGAGATAATAAGCTGATTTCTTCCACTATATATCATACAGTACAAAGAGGAGATGCACTTTCATTAATTGCAAAAAGATATGGAGTTGATATTGAGACAATTAAGTTAGCTAATAATTTGCGTAATGATATTATTAGGATTGGGCAAGACTTAGTAATTCCTCATGAAGAGAGGAATATAAACCAGCCTTTTCAGCTTCAGAGAGGATCTTTTATATGGCCAGTTTTAGGAAGAATTTCATCTCCTTTTGGATATAGAAATCATCCTATTAATAATACTAGACAATTTCATAATGGACTTGATATTGCAGTTCCATTAGGAACTGAAATTAGAGCTGCAGCTGCTGGAAAAGTTGCACAGAGTGGTTTCTTTGGTGGTTATGGGAAAACAATTATAATTGATCATGGTAATAATGTAAGAACCTTATATGCGCATAATTCAAGGCTTCTTGTCAGTGCTGGAGATACCGTTAGTACAGGTCAAGTAATTGCTTTAGCAGGAAGTACAGGTGTAAGTACAGGAAGTCATTTGCATTTTACTATTTATGATAGTGATGATCCTGTAAATCCAATACCATACTTACCATAA
- the trmL gene encoding tRNA (uridine(34)/cytosine(34)/5-carboxymethylaminomethyluridine(34)-2'-O)-methyltransferase TrmL, translated as MNIVLVEPEIPHNTGNIARTCAVTNSSLHLVRPLGFSTDDKYLKRAGLDYWDKLEIHYYNSIEELFNKFPNSNFYFTSTKAPNVYDQISYEEDDFLVFGKETAGLPEDLLEDNLEKCIRIPMSSGLRSINLANSVSIILYEALRQQDFLDLNKKGKYKL; from the coding sequence ATGAATATAGTACTAGTAGAACCCGAAATACCACACAATACTGGTAATATTGCGCGAACATGTGCAGTTACAAATAGTAGTTTGCATTTAGTTAGGCCATTAGGTTTTTCCACAGATGATAAGTATTTAAAAAGAGCTGGCTTAGATTACTGGGATAAGTTAGAAATACATTATTATAATTCTATAGAAGAGTTATTTAATAAATTTCCGAATAGTAATTTTTATTTTACATCAACAAAAGCTCCTAACGTATATGATCAAATATCTTATGAAGAAGATGACTTTTTAGTGTTTGGAAAAGAGACAGCTGGTTTACCTGAAGATTTACTTGAAGATAATTTAGAAAAATGTATTAGAATACCTATGAGCAGTGGTTTGAGGTCAATTAATCTTGCTAATTCTGTGTCTATAATTCTATATGAGGCTCTTAGACAGCAAGACTTTCTTGACTTAAATAAAAAAGGTAAATATAAACTATAA
- a CDS encoding M23 family metallopeptidase: MKSKFKIIINIIIIIVIITTVITSQGFIKHNVEVGDTLISIATNYNIPIETLIEINNIENPDIIYVNQKIRIPKQNTYIVKKGDSLSVIARKLNVKLSELIDKNKLLNPDRIFVGQKLEIPIIDEKKDSESRERYQVASRSQNVNYIWPVLGRISSEYGWRIHPIRNNQDFHTGIDIAVPIGTPVYAAAAGIVELSAWSGGYGKLVIIRHRDESLTYYAHNHELLVNEGEIVQQGKIIAFSGNTGLATGPHLHFEIRKNNKHLDPLLYLNDDYRRESLRV; the protein is encoded by the coding sequence ATGAAGTCTAAATTTAAAATTATTATCAATATTATAATAATTATTGTGATTATTACTACAGTTATTACTTCACAAGGATTTATTAAACATAATGTTGAAGTGGGTGATACTTTAATATCTATTGCGACAAATTACAATATACCCATTGAAACTTTAATAGAAATTAATAATATTGAGAACCCTGATATAATATACGTTAATCAAAAAATAAGGATACCAAAACAAAACACTTATATAGTAAAAAAGGGGGACTCCTTATCTGTGATTGCAAGAAAATTAAATGTTAAATTATCAGAATTAATTGATAAGAATAAGCTTTTAAATCCAGATAGAATTTTTGTTGGACAAAAACTTGAAATACCTATAATAGATGAAAAAAAAGATAGTGAGAGTAGAGAACGTTACCAAGTAGCTTCTCGTTCTCAGAATGTTAATTATATATGGCCTGTCCTTGGTAGAATTAGTTCTGAATACGGTTGGAGGATACACCCAATTCGGAATAATCAAGACTTTCATACAGGGATTGATATAGCTGTTCCTATTGGAACGCCAGTATATGCAGCAGCCGCAGGAATCGTGGAATTGAGCGCATGGTCTGGAGGTTATGGAAAATTAGTTATTATTCGTCATAGAGACGAAAGTCTCACATATTATGCACATAATCATGAATTACTTGTGAATGAAGGTGAAATAGTACAACAAGGCAAAATAATTGCTTTTAGTGGTAATACTGGACTTGCTACAGGTCCTCATTTACATTTTGAAATTAGAAAAAACAACAAACACTTAGATCCACTATTATATTTAAATGATGATTATAGAAGAGAGAGTTTAAGAGTATGA
- a CDS encoding SpoIID/LytB domain-containing protein: MKLNKEKNKYYAILLTGISIGIIFVFLNYFLIESSDVFGNSMEENQKIEKESSVHLKQVEFDLKEEYNQDRLKLNNQVELTLDVENTINRKYNDEIDEKKIASLLDIARDSYYAGNFDESLQNYQNILKYEQYNLQALKNLYFINKELGFLDQSINYLNKILEIDQDNLYWMFRKAVLLYQHGTYLEAKNILYEVQQRQENKLKEQNDINHNNILSDKEYSILLYYLGQSYIKINDYENVESSFLRGIEIDSNLILNYLGLANFNNINNNYQNAINFYNEALRRDSSLSFIFPKLALLHEKIEDYRLAYTYWNRSISTNNQRNYARQRVNSILEKYPEFRQEEIDRKAETRRNIDWFQLDDHPKGENIIDVRVGLIEDVNSLSLQVGNDFKIYNVNNDIVLEGKSNKEYRIDYKNNVFRIYHEDELIKIISTDKSITIVLNDNRYPFMLYDVSYGEGYFWAGTEDRQYRGVLELYPNSDSDFNAINIVNLEEYIFSVVPAEMPAWWPEEAIKAQTIAARTYAVNNLGKHASSGFDLCDTVHCAVYNGIRSETSRTNKLILETKGEIATYNNQPITAVFSSNSGGYSERSVDIWGGNVSYLDGANNMSIEDFVFPLEPYQLEQWLLAEPDSYSNISPYVGRNIYRWIMVLEADYLKERYNLNEVVDIIATDRTNGGTVNTVILKSEDRTLEFKKDRIRSSLGGLKSNRFFIEKSYDSNNFIEKVIFYGSGWGHHVGMDQTASAGMAVSNYNYDEIIMHFYKGVVIEKLY; the protein is encoded by the coding sequence ATGAAATTAAATAAAGAAAAAAATAAATATTATGCTATATTATTAACTGGTATTTCCATTGGAATTATATTTGTATTTTTAAATTATTTTCTTATAGAAAGTTCAGATGTATTTGGTAATAGTATGGAAGAAAATCAAAAGATTGAGAAAGAAAGTAGTGTTCATTTGAAACAAGTAGAATTCGATTTAAAAGAAGAATATAATCAAGACAGATTAAAATTAAATAATCAAGTAGAATTAACACTAGATGTAGAGAATACCATAAATAGAAAATATAATGATGAGATTGATGAAAAAAAAATAGCTAGTTTATTAGATATTGCTAGGGATAGTTATTATGCAGGAAATTTTGATGAATCTTTGCAAAACTACCAAAACATATTAAAATATGAACAATATAACCTACAAGCCTTAAAAAATCTTTATTTTATAAATAAAGAATTAGGATTTTTAGATCAATCCATTAATTACTTAAATAAAATTTTAGAAATAGATCAAGATAATTTATATTGGATGTTTAGAAAGGCTGTTCTTTTATATCAGCATGGTACTTATCTAGAAGCTAAGAATATACTTTATGAAGTTCAGCAAAGACAAGAAAATAAGTTGAAAGAACAAAATGATATAAATCATAACAATATTCTAAGTGATAAAGAGTATTCAATTTTATTATACTATCTTGGGCAAAGTTATATAAAAATAAATGATTATGAAAATGTAGAATCATCATTTCTGAGAGGTATAGAAATTGATAGTAATCTAATACTAAATTACTTAGGTTTGGCTAATTTCAATAATATTAATAATAATTACCAAAATGCAATAAATTTTTATAATGAGGCATTACGGAGAGACTCTAGTCTATCTTTTATATTTCCAAAATTAGCTTTACTCCATGAGAAAATTGAAGATTATAGATTAGCCTACACTTATTGGAACAGAAGTATATCTACTAATAATCAAAGAAATTATGCAAGACAACGTGTTAATAGTATACTTGAAAAATATCCTGAATTTCGTCAAGAAGAGATTGATAGGAAAGCAGAAACAAGAAGAAATATTGATTGGTTTCAACTTGATGATCATCCAAAAGGAGAAAATATAATTGATGTCAGAGTAGGACTTATTGAAGACGTGAATAGTCTATCGTTGCAAGTAGGTAATGACTTTAAAATATATAATGTTAATAATGATATAGTATTAGAAGGGAAAAGTAATAAAGAGTATAGAATTGATTATAAAAATAATGTTTTCAGAATTTATCATGAAGATGAATTAATTAAAATTATCAGTACTGATAAATCAATTACAATAGTTCTTAATGATAATAGGTATCCATTTATGTTATATGATGTATCATATGGTGAAGGTTATTTCTGGGCAGGAACTGAAGATAGACAATATAGAGGTGTTCTAGAGTTATATCCAAATAGTGACAGTGATTTTAATGCTATAAATATAGTAAACTTAGAAGAGTATATATTTTCAGTTGTACCAGCCGAAATGCCAGCTTGGTGGCCAGAAGAAGCTATCAAAGCACAAACAATTGCAGCAAGAACATATGCTGTTAATAATTTAGGTAAACATGCTTCTAGTGGTTTTGATTTATGTGATACTGTTCATTGTGCTGTCTATAATGGAATTAGATCAGAAACATCAAGAACAAACAAACTTATATTAGAGACAAAAGGTGAAATTGCGACATATAATAATCAGCCAATTACAGCAGTATTTAGCAGCAATAGTGGTGGTTATTCCGAGAGAAGTGTTGATATATGGGGTGGTAATGTTTCATATTTAGATGGAGCTAATAATATGAGTATTGAAGATTTTGTATTTCCATTAGAACCATATCAATTAGAACAATGGTTGTTAGCAGAACCTGATTCTTATTCAAATATTTCACCTTATGTAGGTAGAAATATTTATAGATGGATCATGGTTTTGGAAGCCGATTATTTAAAAGAACGTTACAATTTAAATGAAGTTGTTGATATTATAGCTACTGATAGAACTAATGGTGGAACAGTTAATACTGTTATACTTAAAAGTGAAGACAGAACCTTAGAATTTAAAAAAGATAGAATTAGAAGTTCTTTAGGTGGGCTAAAAAGTAATAGATTTTTTATAGAAAAGTCTTATGACTCTAACAATTTTATTGAAAAAGTTATTTTTTATGGTAGCGGATGGGGACATCATGTAGGTATGGATCAAACTGCTTCTGCAGGTATGGCAGTTAGTAATTATAATTATGACGAAATTATTATGCATTTCTATAAAGGTGTAGTTATTGAAAAATTGTATTAA
- a CDS encoding MerR family transcriptional regulator: MSTEKYTTSEAAKILNLAPSTLRYWESELSNILNIQRNENGYRQYSEENINLLKKIKIYLYDQKYSIKQVREILNLEESQQDIAATMISGSDTNISNLVEALLNKFEKIEDGLDELKNGQKHLKEEYLQAVKLLSITQERRDRELVKEIRKRLDNKKNQNQTILQKLLPWGKGND; this comes from the coding sequence ATGAGTACAGAGAAATATACAACTTCTGAAGCAGCGAAAATATTAAACTTAGCCCCGTCAACTTTGCGTTATTGGGAATCAGAATTATCTAATATTTTAAATATACAAAGAAATGAAAATGGATATAGACAATATTCTGAAGAAAATATAAACCTTCTTAAAAAGATAAAAATATATTTATATGATCAAAAATACTCAATTAAACAAGTACGTGAGATATTAAATTTAGAAGAAAGCCAGCAGGACATTGCAGCAACTATGATATCAGGGTCAGACACAAATATATCTAATCTTGTAGAAGCACTCCTAAATAAGTTTGAAAAAATTGAAGATGGATTGGATGAATTAAAGAACGGCCAAAAGCATCTAAAGGAAGAATATCTTCAAGCTGTAAAATTATTAAGTATTACACAGGAAAGAAGAGACAGAGAGCTTGTAAAAGAAATAAGAAAACGACTAGACAATAAAAAAAATCAAAACCAAACTATATTGCAAAAATTATTACCATGGGGGAAAGGTAATGATTAG